In one Corallococcus sp. EGB genomic region, the following are encoded:
- a CDS encoding DUF4280 domain-containing protein, which produces MGAQVVMGAMLQCSFGVAPSSLMVLPANRVMATTPAANIMDNKPFMNILPFGMCQSLANPMVAAATAAAFGVLTPMPCIPATAAPWMPGCPKVLIGNMPALESNSKCMCNWGGVIQVVMPGQMVAIDG; this is translated from the coding sequence ATGGGTGCTCAGGTCGTGATGGGAGCGATGCTCCAATGCAGCTTCGGGGTGGCCCCATCGTCGCTGATGGTCCTGCCCGCGAACCGGGTGATGGCCACCACGCCCGCGGCCAACATCATGGACAACAAGCCGTTCATGAACATCCTGCCGTTCGGCATGTGCCAGTCCCTGGCCAACCCCATGGTCGCGGCGGCCACGGCGGCGGCCTTCGGCGTCCTCACCCCCATGCCCTGCATCCCCGCCACCGCGGCCCCCTGGATGCCCGGGTGCCCCAAGGTGCTGATCGGCAACATGCCGGCCCTGGAGAGCAACTCCAAGTGCATGTGCAACTGGGGCGGCGTCATCCAGGTCGTCATGCCCGGACAGATGGTGGCCATCGATGGCTAG
- a CDS encoding pseudouridine synthase has product MAAERLQKYLARAGVASRRHAEELITSGRVGVNNETVTELGSRVEPGVDLVTVDGKLVTPPEESSYYLLYKPVGVVTTLSDPQGRPTVASYVEETGRRLFPVGRLDYDAEGALLFTDDGALAHKLTHPSFQVPRTYLAKVKGTPDQPTLEKLRGGVRLEDGMATPVSVDIFEKAERNTWLKIVVAEGRPHLIKRLCAAVGHPVVRLFRPNYAGVGVEGLRPGELRPLKVSEVNQLTEVAEGRAQPSAADLKLPPRRHGRSAPGFSEADDDDIELSMDDDAPVAPRKTERAAKKAPTGPKTREARPERKEWKGVQDGGTRPPKFAKRGATLAADDDADLDEDVPTFDDEGDEVTESDAAEGATYGKAARGAGRFGKADGERAPRGAAAIGRPARPGRSEGTAARAGGRFGAEGGASRGGGRFGKPARAGAEGDAPRGGGRFGKPAGRFGEEGSAPRGGGRFGKPAGRFGEEGSAPRGGGRFGKPAGRFGEEGSAPRGGGRFGKPAGRFGEEGSAPRGGGRFGKPAGRFGEEGSAPRGGGRFGKPAGRFGEEGSAPRGGGRFGKPAGRFGEEGSAPRGGGRFGKPAGRGGDEGGAARSGGRFGKPTSRFGGEEGGAPRGGGRFGKPAGRFGDEGGASRGGGRFGKPARAGAEGDAPRGGGRFGKPSSRFGGDEGGAPRGAGFGKPARRFGSDEGSAPRGGGRFGKPAGAGRSAGGASRFGGEEGGAPRGGGRFGKPSSRFGGGEGGASRGGGRFGKPAGRGGDEGGAPRGRFGKPTGAGGDRPERREWKPRGESSGRPERREWKPRGEDSGSRPRGGGVSSSASGERIVRAGVKKGPPGEGGGFQDWKERKTRDSEPRWNSKAPRGGAGRPAPRGGPRRSR; this is encoded by the coding sequence ATGGCGGCGGAACGTTTGCAGAAGTACCTGGCTCGCGCGGGAGTGGCTTCGCGCCGGCACGCGGAAGAACTGATCACCTCCGGTCGCGTCGGAGTGAACAATGAGACGGTGACGGAGCTGGGCAGCCGGGTGGAGCCCGGGGTGGACCTGGTGACCGTGGATGGGAAGCTCGTCACGCCGCCGGAGGAATCGTCGTACTACCTGCTGTACAAGCCCGTGGGCGTCGTGACGACGCTGTCGGATCCGCAGGGCCGGCCCACGGTGGCCAGCTATGTGGAGGAGACGGGCCGCCGCCTGTTCCCCGTGGGCCGTCTGGACTACGACGCGGAGGGCGCGCTGCTCTTCACGGATGACGGCGCGCTGGCGCACAAGCTCACGCACCCGAGCTTCCAGGTGCCGCGCACGTACCTGGCGAAGGTGAAGGGCACGCCGGACCAGCCCACGCTGGAGAAGCTGCGCGGCGGCGTGCGGCTGGAAGACGGCATGGCCACGCCGGTGTCGGTGGACATCTTCGAGAAGGCCGAGCGCAACACCTGGCTGAAGATCGTCGTGGCGGAGGGCCGTCCGCACCTCATCAAGCGCCTGTGCGCGGCGGTGGGGCACCCGGTGGTGCGCCTGTTCCGTCCGAACTACGCGGGCGTGGGCGTGGAGGGGCTGCGCCCCGGCGAGCTGCGGCCGCTGAAGGTCTCGGAAGTGAATCAGCTCACGGAGGTGGCGGAGGGCCGTGCGCAGCCGTCCGCCGCGGACCTGAAGCTGCCGCCGCGCCGTCACGGGCGCTCGGCGCCGGGCTTCAGCGAGGCGGATGACGACGACATCGAGCTGTCGATGGACGACGACGCTCCGGTGGCGCCGCGCAAGACGGAGCGCGCGGCGAAGAAGGCCCCGACCGGGCCGAAGACCCGCGAAGCGCGTCCGGAGCGCAAGGAGTGGAAGGGCGTGCAGGACGGAGGCACGCGTCCGCCGAAGTTCGCGAAGCGCGGGGCGACGCTGGCCGCGGACGACGACGCGGACCTGGATGAGGACGTGCCGACGTTCGATGACGAAGGTGATGAGGTGACGGAGTCGGACGCCGCCGAGGGCGCCACGTACGGCAAGGCCGCGCGGGGCGCGGGCCGGTTCGGCAAGGCTGACGGTGAGCGCGCTCCTCGGGGCGCCGCTGCGATTGGCAGGCCGGCGCGTCCGGGGCGTTCCGAAGGGACCGCGGCGCGCGCGGGTGGCCGGTTCGGCGCCGAGGGCGGTGCGTCGCGCGGTGGCGGTCGCTTCGGCAAGCCGGCCCGTGCGGGCGCCGAGGGTGATGCTCCTCGCGGGGGTGGCCGGTTCGGCAAGCCGGCGGGCCGCTTCGGTGAAGAGGGCAGTGCTCCTCGTGGCGGTGGCCGGTTCGGCAAGCCCGCGGGCCGCTTCGGTGAAGAGGGCAGTGCTCCTCGTGGCGGTGGCCGGTTCGGCAAGCCTGCCGGCCGCTTCGGTGAAGAGGGCAGTGCTCCTCGTGGCGGTGGCCGGTTCGGCAAGCCTGCCGGCCGCTTCGGTGAAGAGGGCAGTGCTCCTCGTGGCGGTGGCCGGTTCGGCAAGCCTGCCGGCCGCTTCGGTGAAGAGGGCAGTGCTCCTCGTGGCGGTGGCCGGTTCGGCAAGCCTGCCGGCCGCTTCGGTGAAGAGGGCAGTGCTCCTCGTGGCGGTGGCCGGTTCGGCAAGCCTGCCGGCCGCTTCGGTGAAGAGGGCAGTGCCCCTCGTGGCGGTGGCCGGTTCGGCAAGCCCGCGGGTCGTGGCGGTGACGAAGGCGGCGCCGCGCGTAGTGGTGGTCGCTTCGGCAAGCCGACGAGCCGTTTCGGCGGTGAAGAGGGCGGTGCGCCTCGTGGCGGTGGTCGCTTTGGCAAGCCCGCCGGCCGCTTCGGCGACGAGGGTGGGGCTTCGCGTGGCGGTGGTCGCTTCGGCAAGCCGGCCCGGGCGGGCGCCGAGGGCGATGCCCCTCGCGGGGGTGGTCGCTTCGGCAAGCCCTCAAGCCGCTTCGGTGGTGACGAAGGTGGCGCACCTCGTGGTGCCGGCTTCGGCAAGCCTGCGCGCCGCTTCGGCAGTGACGAGGGCAGTGCTCCTCGCGGCGGCGGCCGGTTCGGCAAGCCCGCCGGTGCGGGTCGTTCCGCGGGCGGCGCGTCCCGTTTCGGCGGTGAAGAGGGCGGTGCGCCTCGTGGTGGTGGTCGCTTCGGCAAGCCTTCGAGCCGCTTCGGCGGTGGCGAGGGCGGCGCCTCTCGCGGGGGAGGCCGGTTCGGCAAGCCCGCGGGGCGTGGTGGTGACGAGGGCGGTGCCCCTCGCGGCCGCTTCGGCAAGCCCACTGGCGCCGGCGGTGACCGTCCGGAGCGCCGCGAATGGAAGCCGCGCGGCGAGTCCTCGGGCCGCCCCGAGCGCCGCGAGTGGAAGCCCCGCGGTGAGGACTCCGGCAGCCGGCCTCGCGGCGGTGGCGTGTCGTCCAGCGCCTCGGGCGAGCGCATCGTCCGCGCGGGCGTGAAGAAGGGCCCCCCGGGTGAGGGCGGCGGCTTCCAGGACTGGAAAGAGCGCAAGACGCGCGATTCCGAGCCGCGCTGGAACAGCAAGGCGCCTCGGGGAGGGGCAGGCCGCCCGGCTCCTCGTGGTGGCCCCCGCCGTTCGCGCTGA
- the scpB gene encoding SMC-Scp complex subunit ScpB yields MTTGNGPDDADETPAPGTPGGPGQFSEEEIAAVTGPGPDDAELDGVEPAAIEEDSDDSVPDLQSSFEKLVSKSRNLSPDRIRTVLESVLFVAERPLNVDELYQATGIPRDAILQALDQLSGIHREGISGVVLYEVAGGWQFRTDPHSAEYVRRYLRVKPQRLTRAAVETLAIIAYRQPVTRPELEDIRGVDCGAVLKALMDRKLVKILGKREEVGRPILYGTTREFLEFFALKDLSALPTLREFHELTQEHREIVEKEAAPPAPVAAGTVAALSDPGFTKRMEKNEAASEAALEELEEAMAAAERSQKVSAGILESPPSPEKGDSEGPKPE; encoded by the coding sequence CCGCCCCCGGCACGCCCGGCGGCCCCGGACAGTTCTCCGAGGAGGAGATCGCCGCCGTCACCGGCCCCGGCCCGGACGATGCGGAGCTGGACGGGGTGGAGCCGGCCGCCATCGAGGAGGACTCGGACGACAGCGTCCCGGACCTGCAATCCTCCTTCGAGAAGCTGGTCTCCAAGAGCCGCAACCTCTCCCCGGACCGCATCCGCACGGTGCTGGAGAGCGTGCTCTTCGTCGCCGAGCGCCCCCTCAACGTCGACGAGCTCTACCAGGCCACCGGCATCCCCCGGGACGCCATCCTCCAGGCGCTGGATCAGCTCTCCGGCATCCACCGCGAGGGCATCAGCGGCGTCGTCCTCTACGAGGTGGCGGGCGGGTGGCAGTTCCGCACGGACCCCCACTCCGCGGAGTACGTCCGGCGCTACCTCCGGGTGAAGCCGCAGCGGCTCACCCGCGCGGCGGTGGAGACGCTGGCCATCATCGCGTACCGCCAGCCCGTCACCCGGCCGGAGCTGGAGGACATCCGCGGCGTGGACTGCGGCGCGGTGCTCAAGGCGCTGATGGACCGCAAGCTCGTCAAGATCCTGGGCAAGCGGGAAGAAGTCGGCCGCCCCATTCTTTATGGAACCACGCGCGAGTTCCTGGAGTTCTTCGCGCTGAAGGACCTCTCCGCGCTGCCCACGCTCCGGGAGTTCCATGAGTTGACCCAGGAGCACCGGGAAATCGTGGAGAAGGAGGCGGCGCCGCCGGCCCCTGTGGCGGCGGGGACGGTGGCGGCGCTGTCGGACCCGGGGTTCACGAAGCGGATGGAGAAGAACGAGGCGGCCAGTGAGGCCGCCTTGGAGGAGCTGGAGGAGGCCATGGCGGCCGCGGAGCGGAGCCAGAAGGTCAGTGCCGGCATCCTGGAAAGCCCCCCTTCGCCCGAGAAGGGTGATAGCGAGGGGCCCAAGCCCGAGTGA
- a CDS encoding long-chain fatty acid--CoA ligase has translation MPFDVKDILRQVEAGFAPESGAPRWWQESWEDPDGFAVALAEAHAGRGVPPPKSRPGQQYDFFHDLMVRHVSLERPAFRTHQRIQGAQALSYRALHDLASRRASEWADQGVEPGARVCLVHGVGQELLVSLLATLKLGGCFTLLPPLGPRAMATRLEALAPDFIAAEPHQLPLLKGHEQLLLKGQGRGAPGFTSHTYKPSDVVGLLFSPLVDPPHTPVPLTAENAWRGALSDGLITFGLSPGDILAAPDFPVLQHLPALLFATFLRGATYLHLEMADLALNPAPLLEHPLRALGVTPKLRDLLLRHRASLRNVQHWFRNPEEPYDAQAWRTWVKQCGLQAVQSSNILIDAAAGGAVLISSRGVTEPHTDVHTDVFPVPGRAWTLKDPNQSGQGAPADVGVFTLLPDKDYAPGHVLLARIRQRYHYGGTLGFRRDGHTYSAKEVTAALEGLPFLAGTSVVPVSTGGLASHSRFTLLAFTGATPAPPSGEQEITRRIEMLLGGDFLPDRIEFFPLVPHRVKGAVDDAWCASQFFTGALHRKSKDPMFQALTALRGRLLESAAASGEDGPSPAR, from the coding sequence ATGCCTTTCGACGTGAAGGACATCCTCCGGCAGGTGGAAGCCGGGTTCGCTCCGGAGTCCGGAGCCCCGAGGTGGTGGCAGGAGAGCTGGGAGGATCCGGACGGGTTCGCCGTGGCGCTCGCGGAGGCCCACGCGGGCCGGGGCGTCCCGCCCCCCAAGAGCCGCCCTGGCCAGCAGTATGACTTCTTCCATGACCTGATGGTCCGCCACGTCTCGCTGGAGCGCCCCGCGTTCCGCACGCACCAGCGCATCCAGGGCGCGCAGGCCCTGAGCTACCGCGCCCTGCACGACCTGGCCTCGCGCCGCGCCAGCGAGTGGGCGGATCAAGGCGTCGAACCGGGCGCCAGGGTGTGCCTGGTCCACGGAGTGGGGCAGGAGCTGCTCGTGTCGCTCCTGGCCACGCTGAAGCTGGGAGGCTGCTTCACGCTCCTGCCGCCCCTGGGCCCTCGCGCGATGGCCACACGGCTGGAGGCCCTGGCGCCGGACTTCATCGCCGCGGAGCCCCATCAACTCCCGCTCCTCAAGGGCCACGAGCAGCTCCTGCTCAAGGGCCAGGGCAGGGGAGCACCGGGCTTCACGTCGCACACGTACAAGCCCTCGGACGTCGTGGGGCTGCTCTTCTCGCCGCTGGTGGATCCGCCGCACACGCCGGTGCCCCTCACCGCGGAGAACGCGTGGAGGGGCGCCCTGAGCGACGGGCTGATCACCTTCGGCCTGTCGCCGGGGGACATCCTCGCGGCGCCGGACTTCCCGGTGCTCCAGCACCTGCCGGCGCTCCTCTTCGCCACGTTCCTGCGCGGCGCCACCTACCTGCACCTGGAGATGGCGGACCTGGCGCTCAACCCGGCCCCGCTATTGGAGCACCCGCTGCGCGCCCTGGGTGTCACGCCGAAGCTGCGCGACCTGCTCCTCCGCCACCGCGCCTCCTTGCGCAACGTGCAGCACTGGTTCCGCAACCCGGAGGAGCCCTACGACGCCCAGGCGTGGCGCACGTGGGTGAAGCAGTGCGGCCTCCAGGCCGTGCAGTCCTCCAACATCCTCATCGACGCGGCGGCCGGCGGCGCGGTGCTCATCTCGTCGCGCGGCGTGACGGAGCCGCACACGGACGTGCACACGGACGTCTTCCCCGTCCCGGGCCGCGCGTGGACGCTGAAGGATCCGAACCAGAGCGGGCAGGGCGCGCCCGCGGACGTGGGCGTCTTCACGCTGCTGCCGGACAAGGACTACGCGCCGGGCCACGTCCTGCTCGCGCGGATCCGCCAGCGCTACCACTACGGGGGCACGCTGGGCTTCCGGCGCGACGGCCACACCTACTCCGCGAAGGAGGTCACCGCCGCGCTGGAGGGCCTGCCGTTCCTCGCGGGAACCAGCGTGGTGCCGGTGTCCACCGGCGGCCTCGCCAGTCACTCCCGCTTCACCCTCCTGGCCTTCACGGGCGCCACGCCTGCTCCCCCGTCCGGCGAGCAGGAGATCACCCGGCGCATCGAAATGCTCCTGGGCGGGGATTTCCTGCCCGATCGCATCGAGTTCTTTCCGCTCGTCCCACACAGGGTGAAGGGCGCGGTCGACGACGCGTGGTGCGCCTCGCAGTTCTTCACCGGCGCGCTGCACCGCAAGTCGAAGGACCCGATGTTCCAGGCCCTCACGGCCCTGCGGGGTCGGCTGTTGGAAAGCGCCGCGGCTTCGGGCGAAGATGGCCCGTCGCCAGCGCGCTGA
- a CDS encoding HEAT repeat domain-containing protein, whose product MRIRVRPLFLALTLLVGCNGNRDQLLAEIQDPRPEIRATAVRKLAAQNNPDDLVLFTRAAKDLSAIVRGEAASALGESQDPRVVDLLGELLEDSDETVQGQAALALAKVKNDKAKAYLTLQYGRRGRATRQVIVQALKSANVPGAMASVVAAESKGLWDRNLLALTEGALPERVGAAEELGKSGRAEAVNRLLPMVRDSQVLLAAAAVRGLGDAGDTRAVAPIALLLDESFPELRESAIGALMKLNDPMAAAKLQAVAVEKSSVSPLATDAILTFPRTPATDAALCAIALDGARDEALDAGRAMRSRGGCPAEPIADRLARPATAASGLQAVTGLGPAAQSLLPKVTPWLNQPDVGLRTLAVEAVTHVGDASVVPVIQKLYDQEVAGLAALRADWIPQALPQKYSAALDPSAPRPEVKGKDDNRSAKHAQLFERLQALNAARAKEAGRVVVPPRVPSELSDDVEPAKLQPLATLLTALGALKAPGALEILKGYADDASPALRAAALVGLTSLGPEGIEVTRTAMLEPDRELQKALALALAEQGEAGQLALVASLPKMGGEKLVVLDALTRVGAPPASASEALQVVVKEGGAEAALAAQLLGRMGAKDAVPTLLKALDDSNSVARRDVLLALGAIGDAKSAEVVGRDLYHDLPEIRAAAATALRKMNTGAVAEALDALKSDYFREVRVAAGATVTKEGTAAGGAQ is encoded by the coding sequence ATGCGAATCCGCGTGCGCCCCCTCTTCCTCGCCCTGACCCTGCTCGTCGGGTGCAACGGCAACCGGGATCAGCTCCTCGCGGAGATCCAGGACCCCCGCCCCGAAATCCGCGCCACGGCCGTGAGGAAGCTGGCCGCGCAGAACAATCCGGACGACCTGGTCCTCTTCACCCGTGCCGCCAAGGACCTCTCCGCCATCGTCCGCGGCGAGGCCGCCAGCGCGCTCGGAGAGAGCCAGGACCCGCGCGTCGTGGATCTGCTCGGCGAGCTGCTGGAGGACTCCGACGAGACCGTCCAGGGGCAGGCCGCCCTGGCGCTCGCCAAGGTGAAGAACGACAAGGCCAAGGCATACCTCACGCTCCAGTACGGACGGCGGGGCCGCGCCACGCGCCAGGTCATCGTCCAGGCGCTCAAGAGCGCCAACGTCCCCGGCGCCATGGCCTCCGTCGTCGCGGCCGAGTCCAAGGGCCTCTGGGACCGCAACCTCCTGGCCCTCACCGAGGGCGCGCTCCCGGAGCGCGTGGGCGCCGCGGAGGAGCTGGGCAAGAGCGGCCGGGCGGAGGCCGTCAACCGGCTGCTGCCCATGGTGCGCGACAGCCAGGTCCTCCTCGCCGCCGCCGCCGTGCGCGGGCTGGGCGATGCAGGCGACACCCGCGCGGTGGCCCCCATCGCGCTGCTCCTGGACGAGAGCTTCCCGGAGCTGCGCGAGTCCGCCATCGGCGCGCTGATGAAGCTGAATGACCCGATGGCCGCGGCGAAGCTCCAGGCGGTGGCGGTGGAGAAGAGCTCGGTGAGCCCGCTGGCCACCGACGCCATCCTGACCTTCCCGCGCACGCCCGCGACAGACGCCGCGCTGTGCGCCATCGCGCTCGACGGCGCCCGGGACGAGGCCCTGGACGCCGGCCGCGCCATGCGTTCGCGAGGCGGCTGCCCGGCGGAGCCCATCGCGGACCGGCTGGCGCGTCCGGCCACCGCGGCCTCGGGGCTCCAGGCGGTGACGGGCCTGGGCCCGGCCGCGCAGTCCCTGCTGCCCAAGGTGACCCCGTGGCTCAACCAGCCGGACGTGGGCCTGCGCACGCTCGCGGTCGAGGCGGTGACGCACGTGGGCGACGCCTCCGTGGTGCCCGTCATCCAGAAGCTCTACGATCAGGAGGTCGCCGGACTCGCGGCGCTGCGCGCGGACTGGATCCCGCAGGCGCTGCCGCAGAAGTACAGCGCGGCCCTGGATCCGTCCGCGCCGCGGCCGGAAGTGAAGGGCAAGGACGACAACCGGTCCGCCAAGCACGCGCAGCTCTTCGAGCGGCTCCAGGCGCTCAACGCGGCCCGCGCCAAGGAGGCCGGGCGCGTGGTGGTGCCGCCGCGAGTCCCCTCGGAGCTGAGCGATGACGTGGAGCCCGCGAAGCTGCAGCCGCTGGCCACGCTGCTGACGGCGCTGGGCGCGCTCAAGGCGCCCGGGGCCCTGGAGATCCTCAAGGGCTACGCGGACGACGCGAGCCCGGCGCTGCGCGCGGCGGCGCTGGTGGGCCTCACGTCGCTCGGGCCCGAGGGCATCGAGGTGACGCGCACGGCGATGCTGGAGCCCGACCGCGAGCTGCAGAAGGCGCTGGCGCTGGCGCTGGCGGAGCAGGGCGAGGCGGGCCAGCTCGCGCTGGTGGCGTCACTGCCGAAGATGGGCGGCGAGAAGCTGGTGGTCCTGGATGCGCTGACGCGCGTGGGGGCGCCGCCGGCGTCCGCGTCTGAGGCGTTGCAGGTCGTGGTGAAGGAGGGTGGGGCGGAGGCGGCGCTCGCGGCGCAGCTGCTGGGGCGGATGGGCGCGAAGGACGCGGTGCCCACGCTGCTCAAGGCGCTGGATGACTCCAACAGCGTGGCCCGGCGCGACGTCCTGCTGGCGCTGGGAGCCATTGGCGACGCGAAGTCGGCGGAGGTGGTGGGGCGGGACCTGTACCACGACCTGCCGGAGATCCGGGCCGCGGCGGCCACGGCGCTGCGCAAGATGAACACGGGCGCGGTGGCCGAGGCGCTGGACGCGCTGAAGAGCGACTACTTCCGCGAGGTCCGCGTCGCGGCGGGCGCCACCGTGACGAAGGAAGGCACGGCGGCCGGCGGGGCGCAGTGA
- a CDS encoding cyclic nucleotide-binding domain-containing protein, producing MEARALKEKATEAFSKGRFAKAAELYEDYCQADPKDHQSRLRMGDAWAKAGQRDRAVSAYQSAAEGFAKEGFLPRAIAASKLILELDPSHQGVQQMLADLYARRGTPATPRVKPKDAAPPATPASLVTQREAPPAAPPKPLEAGGAPVDLSASLPPELDLSNAPAADANASPGSAPDDGEVVLSVEVELEPTQPTPVAVTASGAATVRPPTVPVTSESPVAPEAPGSAAPPVTPSSAASAPPGLTSRAAPLSPSPMPSLPQTRTPSGRWRALAPPITGPDTPTVATEPKAPTQAAPPGLRPRRTEAPSQPAATPAAGASVVPTTVGAPEPWRASLRVSSFTELELEADSLLHAVELAAQRGLAEHAPEEEPVHELTGEAGPAASTLDALPSIPLFSDLPRDAFIQLFERCPLRRFGPGERILAQGTRGDAFYVICEGRVRVFREENGHRQDLATLEDGAFFGEMALLSGAPRAASVESAADDTQVLEISATVLAALSRSHPSVARALKKFCRERLLANVMNSSELFRPFNRKDRRNLVERFRARDVERGALIIREGDATDGLYVVLSGEVEVHKGGQRLSTLKEGELFGEISLLRKTPATATVEATRHTTLLRLPREDFDSLISSHPQVLMLVADLSDERLRRTQDALDDRPGAAMNDEEEDLILV from the coding sequence ATGGAGGCGCGCGCGCTCAAGGAGAAGGCGACCGAGGCCTTCAGCAAGGGCCGCTTCGCCAAAGCCGCCGAGCTGTACGAGGACTACTGCCAGGCGGATCCGAAGGATCACCAGAGCCGGCTGCGCATGGGGGACGCGTGGGCCAAGGCCGGTCAGCGTGACCGGGCCGTCTCCGCGTACCAGTCCGCGGCGGAGGGCTTCGCGAAGGAGGGCTTCCTGCCGCGCGCCATCGCCGCGAGCAAGCTGATCCTCGAGCTGGATCCGTCCCATCAGGGCGTGCAGCAGATGCTCGCGGACCTGTACGCGAGAAGGGGCACGCCGGCCACGCCCAGGGTGAAGCCGAAGGACGCGGCGCCCCCGGCGACTCCCGCGAGCCTCGTCACGCAGCGCGAAGCGCCACCCGCCGCGCCCCCCAAGCCCCTGGAGGCGGGTGGGGCACCGGTGGACCTGTCGGCTTCGCTCCCGCCCGAGCTGGACCTGTCGAACGCGCCCGCGGCTGACGCGAATGCCAGTCCCGGATCCGCGCCGGACGACGGCGAGGTCGTCCTCTCCGTCGAAGTGGAGCTGGAGCCCACGCAACCCACGCCCGTGGCCGTCACGGCGTCCGGCGCCGCCACGGTCAGGCCGCCCACGGTGCCCGTGACGTCCGAATCCCCTGTTGCGCCCGAGGCGCCCGGATCCGCCGCGCCCCCCGTCACCCCGTCCTCCGCCGCGTCCGCGCCGCCGGGCCTGACCTCGCGCGCAGCCCCGCTGTCCCCATCCCCCATGCCTTCGCTTCCCCAGACCCGGACGCCCAGCGGACGCTGGCGGGCCCTCGCGCCGCCCATCACGGGCCCCGACACCCCAACGGTCGCGACGGAGCCGAAGGCCCCCACCCAGGCCGCGCCTCCAGGCCTGCGCCCGCGCCGCACCGAAGCGCCTTCCCAGCCCGCGGCCACGCCCGCCGCTGGCGCCTCCGTGGTGCCCACCACCGTGGGAGCCCCGGAGCCCTGGCGCGCGTCCCTGCGCGTCTCCAGCTTCACGGAGCTGGAGCTCGAAGCGGACTCGCTGCTGCACGCGGTGGAGCTCGCGGCCCAGCGCGGCCTGGCCGAACACGCGCCGGAAGAAGAGCCCGTCCACGAGCTGACCGGGGAGGCCGGGCCCGCCGCCAGCACGCTGGACGCGCTGCCCTCCATCCCGCTCTTCAGCGACCTGCCGCGCGACGCGTTCATCCAGCTCTTCGAACGCTGCCCGTTGCGCCGCTTCGGCCCCGGCGAGCGCATCCTCGCGCAGGGCACCCGGGGCGACGCCTTCTACGTCATCTGCGAAGGCCGGGTGCGCGTCTTCCGGGAAGAGAACGGCCACCGCCAGGACCTGGCCACGCTCGAGGACGGAGCCTTCTTCGGCGAGATGGCGCTGCTGTCCGGCGCCCCGCGCGCCGCCTCCGTGGAGTCCGCGGCCGACGACACGCAGGTGCTCGAGATCTCCGCCACCGTGCTCGCCGCGCTCTCGCGCAGCCACCCGTCCGTGGCCAGGGCTCTCAAGAAGTTCTGCCGCGAGCGCCTCCTCGCGAACGTGATGAACAGCTCCGAGCTGTTCCGCCCCTTCAACCGCAAGGACCGCCGCAACCTCGTGGAGCGCTTCCGGGCCCGCGACGTCGAGCGCGGCGCCCTCATCATCCGCGAAGGCGACGCCACCGACGGCCTCTACGTCGTCCTCTCCGGCGAGGTGGAGGTCCACAAGGGCGGCCAGCGGCTGTCGACCCTGAAGGAAGGGGAGCTCTTCGGGGAGATCTCCCTCCTGCGGAAGACCCCGGCGACCGCCACCGTGGAGGCCACGCGCCACACCACGTTGCTGCGCCTGCCGCGCGAGGACTTCGACTCGCTCATCTCCAGCCACCCGCAGGTCTTGATGCTCGTCGCGGACCTGAGCGATGAACGCCTCCGCCGCACGCAGGACGCGCTGGACGACCGGCCGGGGGCCGCCATGAACGACGAAGAGGAAGACCTCATCCTCGTCTGA
- a CDS encoding type VI secretion system protein IglI family protein yields the protein MASPALVLEPVDFALLDTEFTTAPVFLDESEGPDPRLEAITGLVARSEYADAARAAAALLREGVRDVRIVGPYLFGHFAADGMKALPSVFRSLKRTLTENWDFFGPVEKKLVFADTGLRWLLKMMGKHLEHHSRLKDAQWQTWSAPGNREPMEEALAMGDPLIAALAILQKSACMDAMRTLLGALRAHAQAVPFLPPPEEPKPADAAPELAAAPDDDEEDDEAGEEEEEVRPARAKAKKAAHAEAHDEGPRVPMSPALAQLVRKLSAFEALVEREDYTKASVIAVDVLATVERFDPRVYLPQLFSGFFNGLAQHAEAIEPMLHNTETLSFRAMDQLYRVDLDAFLVAQQRQPSRGGSEYDE from the coding sequence ATGGCTAGCCCCGCGCTGGTGTTGGAGCCCGTCGACTTCGCGCTGCTCGACACGGAGTTCACCACCGCCCCCGTCTTCCTCGACGAGTCCGAGGGCCCGGATCCGCGCCTGGAGGCCATCACCGGCCTCGTCGCCCGGAGCGAGTACGCGGACGCCGCCCGCGCAGCCGCCGCGCTCCTGCGTGAGGGCGTGCGCGACGTGCGCATCGTGGGGCCCTACCTCTTCGGTCACTTCGCCGCGGACGGGATGAAGGCGCTGCCCTCCGTCTTCCGCTCGCTCAAGCGCACCCTGACGGAGAACTGGGACTTCTTCGGCCCGGTGGAGAAGAAGCTCGTCTTCGCGGACACCGGCCTGCGCTGGCTGCTGAAGATGATGGGCAAGCACCTGGAACACCATTCGCGCCTCAAGGACGCGCAATGGCAGACATGGAGCGCGCCCGGCAACCGCGAGCCCATGGAAGAGGCGCTGGCCATGGGCGACCCGCTCATCGCCGCCCTCGCCATCCTGCAGAAGAGCGCGTGCATGGACGCCATGCGCACGCTGCTCGGCGCGCTGCGCGCCCACGCCCAGGCCGTACCCTTCCTGCCCCCGCCGGAGGAGCCCAAGCCCGCGGACGCCGCGCCGGAGCTCGCCGCCGCCCCGGACGACGACGAGGAGGACGACGAAGCAGGGGAGGAGGAAGAGGAGGTCCGCCCCGCGCGCGCGAAGGCGAAGAAGGCCGCCCACGCGGAAGCGCACGACGAAGGCCCGCGCGTGCCCATGTCGCCCGCGCTCGCGCAGCTGGTCCGCAAGCTGTCCGCCTTCGAGGCGCTGGTGGAGCGCGAGGACTACACCAAGGCGAGCGTCATCGCCGTGGACGTGCTCGCCACCGTGGAGCGCTTCGACCCGCGCGTGTACCTGCCGCAGCTCTTCTCCGGCTTCTTCAATGGCCTGGCACAGCACGCGGAAGCCATCGAGCCCATGCTGCACAACACGGAGACGCTGTCCTTCCGCGCCATGGATCAGCTCTACCGCGTGGACCTGGACGCGTTCCTCGTGGCCCAGCAGCGCCAGCCGTCACGCGGCGGCTCGGAATACGACGAATAG